A genomic stretch from Candidatus Thiothrix anitrata includes:
- the recR gene encoding recombination mediator RecR: MSESSLLKELINALRCLPGVGARTAQRMAFHLLENDRRSGERLADLMGRAMRDIKHCSRCRTLTEHDTCRICANPARQPQLLCVVEHPSDVVAVEQATGYRGYYFVLGGRLSPLDGIGPEDIGLDVLEARLDEGEVQELILATNPTVEGEVTAHYISELAAKRGIPASRIAHGVPMGSELEYVDSGTLSHAFEGRRKY; the protein is encoded by the coding sequence ATGAGTGAATCATCACTGCTAAAAGAACTGATCAACGCCCTGCGTTGTCTGCCGGGTGTAGGTGCTCGCACAGCACAACGTATGGCTTTCCATTTACTGGAAAATGACCGGCGCAGCGGTGAACGCCTCGCAGACCTCATGGGTCGGGCAATGCGTGACATTAAACACTGCTCACGTTGCCGCACCTTGACTGAACACGATACCTGCCGCATTTGCGCGAATCCGGCACGGCAACCGCAATTGCTGTGCGTGGTGGAACACCCCTCCGACGTGGTGGCAGTGGAACAAGCGACCGGCTATCGTGGCTACTATTTCGTATTAGGCGGACGCTTGTCGCCGTTGGATGGCATTGGCCCCGAAGACATTGGCTTGGATGTGCTGGAAGCGCGGCTGGATGAGGGTGAAGTGCAAGAGCTAATCCTTGCGACTAATCCCACCGTAGAAGGCGAAGTCACCGCGCATTACATCAGCGAATTGGCAGCTAAACGTGGCATTCCCGCCTCACGGATTGCGCACGGCGTACCAATGGGTAGCGAACTCGAATACGTCGATAGCGGAACCCTTTCCCACGCCTTTGAAGGACGGAGAAAATACTGA
- a CDS encoding SMP-30/gluconolactonase/LRE family protein: protein MKVLKLTALALLILLSGCGEPDMGNFKPGVANACQAMPAFISQTGIGQAVAIDTQQRGYTGLRLLNPQTRKTWQHPTWDDAGHVGAFTRDKDGNIYVAPTPEVSLAENPPALQNRIYRIDAKTGEMALWLELPAVALPSPANPFGTMGLFYDCDTHSLYASSLAGSEPRQAHGRIYRIEVASQQVKAQLEATDAIGVGVFNGVQHKRLYFGSARSSDVFSVALDAKGNFTADVRHETALATLPDGNSTSVRKIQFGQDRQGQFLMQLKETEFGFRLLAENNPRKRTYNFVYQADKDQWQFRGAVPESGE from the coding sequence ATGAAAGTTCTTAAACTTACAGCACTCGCACTACTGATTCTCCTAAGTGGTTGCGGCGAACCGGACATGGGCAATTTCAAACCCGGTGTGGCAAACGCTTGTCAGGCAATGCCCGCGTTCATCAGTCAAACCGGAATTGGGCAGGCGGTGGCAATTGATACTCAGCAGCGCGGTTACACTGGCTTGCGTTTGCTGAATCCGCAAACCCGTAAAACTTGGCAGCATCCGACGTGGGACGATGCCGGGCATGTGGGGGCATTTACCCGCGATAAGGATGGCAATATTTACGTTGCGCCGACACCGGAAGTGAGCCTTGCCGAAAATCCGCCCGCGTTGCAAAACCGCATTTACCGGATTGATGCCAAAACTGGGGAAATGGCGTTGTGGTTGGAATTGCCAGCGGTTGCACTGCCTTCACCCGCGAATCCGTTTGGGACGATGGGGCTGTTTTACGATTGCGATACCCACAGTTTGTATGCCAGTTCGTTGGCAGGATCAGAACCGCGCCAGGCGCACGGGCGCATTTACCGCATTGAGGTTGCCAGCCAGCAAGTGAAGGCGCAGTTGGAGGCAACCGATGCGATTGGGGTTGGGGTGTTCAACGGGGTGCAACACAAGCGACTGTATTTTGGTTCGGCGCGTTCCTCGGATGTGTTTTCGGTGGCGTTAGATGCCAAGGGCAATTTTACCGCTGATGTGCGTCACGAAACCGCACTGGCAACACTGCCTGACGGTAACAGCACCAGCGTGCGCAAAATCCAGTTCGGGCAGGATCGGCAAGGGCAATTCCTGATGCAATTGAAGGAAACCGAATTCGGATTTCGGCTCTTGGCAGAAAACAATCCGCGCAAACGGACGTACAACTTTGTTTACCAAGCTGATAAGGATCAGTGGCAGTTTCGTGGGGCTGTGCCAGAGTCCGGGGAATAA
- a CDS encoding YbaB/EbfC family nucleoid-associated protein — MMGKGGLGGLMKQAQQMQENMQKAQAEIAAMEVTGQSGGGLVSVQINGKHECQRVNIDPSLFEDDKDMLEDLVTAAINDAVHKLEEASRTRMAGVTAGMAMPPGFKMPF, encoded by the coding sequence ATGATGGGTAAAGGCGGATTGGGCGGCCTGATGAAGCAGGCGCAACAAATGCAGGAAAACATGCAAAAAGCGCAGGCGGAAATTGCTGCGATGGAAGTGACCGGGCAATCCGGTGGTGGTTTGGTATCGGTGCAAATCAACGGCAAACACGAATGCCAGCGCGTCAATATCGACCCCAGCCTGTTTGAAGATGATAAAGACATGCTCGAAGACCTCGTGACTGCTGCGATTAATGACGCAGTACACAAACTCGAAGAAGCCTCACGCACTCGCATGGCTGGTGTAACTGCCGGAATGGCGATGCCTCCCGGCTTTAAAATGCCGTTTTAA
- a CDS encoding type II toxin-antitoxin system HipA family toxin, whose protein sequence is MDNEITFELFHSGEWHIAASMSLLEAATVGWKSRAYLGYALDYALTHPAQRDARALSWTFPVSLQPLSVRTWPGFVMDLLPQGYGRLELLRQLGLSSRAETDADWALLRHGAANPVGNCRIREAYTWLQERSPPQRQGFSFAEVAQRGEAFTEHLAAHGLFVAGSSGVQGEWPKILLTEDNAGALFLDHALPDTLAQRHWLVKFARGQDRALNRILSLEAIWMELARFLGLRVHDRLVFTQRALFIPRFDRECVAGNVVRHAQESLYALCECSGFGAKLSHNTACHWLAKAATDPQTEILEYLKRDVANVVLGNKDNHGRNTAIQRRADGWVGLTPLFDFAPMVFHPDGIARNMRWEQHDQGHPDWRAAAQQAADASGVSCAFLLNGLHAMADQVSRLPEQMRALGMTETDIQPFVPSILEAERQLRACNG, encoded by the coding sequence ATGGATAACGAAATCACTTTTGAGCTATTTCATTCAGGGGAATGGCATATCGCAGCCAGCATGAGCCTGTTGGAAGCCGCTACCGTAGGCTGGAAAAGTCGTGCCTACCTCGGTTATGCACTGGATTACGCGTTGACGCATCCAGCTCAGCGCGATGCGCGGGCGTTATCTTGGACATTTCCGGTGAGTTTGCAGCCGCTATCGGTGCGTACTTGGCCCGGTTTTGTCATGGATTTATTGCCACAAGGTTACGGCAGGCTGGAATTATTGCGGCAATTGGGATTGTCTAGCCGTGCTGAAACCGATGCGGATTGGGCATTATTACGGCATGGTGCGGCTAATCCGGTGGGTAATTGCCGTATCCGTGAAGCTTACACATGGCTGCAAGAACGCAGCCCGCCACAACGCCAAGGTTTTAGCTTTGCGGAAGTCGCGCAACGCGGGGAAGCTTTTACCGAACATTTAGCTGCTCACGGCTTATTTGTGGCAGGCTCTTCGGGGGTGCAAGGCGAATGGCCTAAAATCCTGTTAACCGAAGACAACGCTGGCGCATTATTTCTTGATCATGCCCTACCTGATACCTTGGCGCAGCGGCACTGGTTGGTTAAGTTTGCACGCGGGCAAGATAGAGCACTCAATCGCATTTTATCGTTGGAAGCTATCTGGATGGAACTGGCGCGTTTTTTAGGGCTGCGCGTACATGATCGTCTCGTATTTACGCAACGCGCCTTGTTTATCCCGCGTTTTGACCGCGAATGTGTTGCCGGGAATGTTGTGCGTCACGCGCAAGAAAGTTTGTATGCCTTATGCGAGTGCAGTGGTTTTGGTGCAAAACTCAGTCATAACACCGCCTGCCATTGGCTGGCAAAAGCGGCAACTGACCCTCAAACTGAGATTTTGGAATACCTGAAACGTGATGTCGCTAATGTCGTTCTGGGGAATAAAGATAATCACGGACGCAATACCGCCATCCAACGCCGTGCCGATGGTTGGGTTGGCTTAACGCCACTGTTTGATTTTGCACCAATGGTGTTTCACCCGGATGGAATTGCCCGCAATATGCGTTGGGAACAACACGATCAAGGCCATCCAGACTGGCGGGCTGCTGCTCAACAAGCCGCTGATGCTTCGGGCGTTTCCTGTGCGTTTTTGCTGAACGGTTTGCACGCAATGGCTGACCAGGTTTCCCGATTGCCGGAACAAATGCGGGCATTGGGAATGACCGAAACCGATATTCAACCGTTCGTGCCCAGCATCTTGGAAGCCGAACGCCAATTACGAGCCTGCAATGGATAA
- a CDS encoding histidine triad nucleotide-binding protein, with product MSNCLFCRIVAGEIPAKIAYEDEDVIAFHDINPQAPLHVLIIPRKHIASINDMQPEDAALVGKLFLAAKQIAANAGYAENGYRVTMNCGADAGQTVFHIHLHLLAGRELGWPPG from the coding sequence ATGAGCAACTGTTTGTTCTGCCGCATTGTCGCGGGTGAAATTCCGGCAAAAATCGCTTACGAAGATGAGGATGTCATCGCGTTTCATGACATTAACCCGCAAGCACCGCTGCATGTGCTGATTATTCCGCGCAAACACATTGCTTCCATCAATGACATGCAGCCCGAAGACGCGGCATTGGTGGGCAAGCTGTTTCTGGCAGCAAAACAGATTGCTGCGAATGCTGGGTATGCCGAGAACGGCTATCGCGTCACCATGAATTGTGGTGCGGATGCGGGGCAAACCGTGTTCCATATTCATTTGCATTTGTTGGCAGGGCGTGAGCTGGGGTGGCCGCCGGGCTGA
- a CDS encoding helix-turn-helix transcriptional regulator: protein MDKRYKPVSVPEQVRQRVALLESITNQPGMSLTQAVRELRTGLRLTVPEYAKLTKVAIRTIHDIEAGKANPSLATANKLLAPFGLMLGVVKPQGDRHESS, encoded by the coding sequence ATGGATAAACGTTACAAACCCGTATCCGTGCCAGAACAAGTACGACAACGGGTAGCTTTACTGGAAAGCATCACCAATCAACCGGGAATGTCGCTCACCCAAGCCGTGCGTGAACTCCGCACCGGGTTGCGCTTGACTGTGCCGGAATACGCCAAACTTACCAAAGTTGCGATTCGCACCATTCACGATATTGAAGCGGGTAAAGCAAACCCTTCACTGGCGACTGCCAATAAATTATTAGCACCGTTTGGGTTGATGTTGGGTGTTGTCAAACCACAAGGAGACCGCCATGAAAGTTCTTAA